A region of Gemmatimonadota bacterium DNA encodes the following proteins:
- a CDS encoding deoxyribonuclease IV, whose product MPTRNDPGPLDELGAHVSAGGGVHNAPARAAEIGASSLQIFTKQPSRWAEPKIEPGTIAAFNAAREEHGIRVAVAHDSYLINLSSPDRRLWRMSQRCFQGELERCCALGLDFVVTHPGNATDGDLEAGLERNAAGVTESLEAIEGPTRVLLELTAGTGTTVGATFENLRSILEQIPEEQRHRVGVCFDTCHAYSAGYDLVGDYDEVWTTFDEIIGLDRLGLIHLNDSKHPFDSRKDRHETIGKGTLGAEPFRRLMLDGRLANVPKVLETPKGEDGVAADIANLELLRSFRTP is encoded by the coding sequence ATGCCGACGAGAAACGATCCGGGGCCACTCGACGAACTGGGGGCGCACGTTTCGGCCGGGGGAGGCGTGCACAACGCCCCTGCGCGTGCCGCGGAGATCGGCGCTTCAAGCCTCCAGATCTTCACCAAGCAGCCCAGTCGCTGGGCAGAGCCCAAGATCGAGCCCGGAACCATCGCGGCGTTCAACGCGGCACGCGAAGAGCACGGAATCCGGGTCGCCGTAGCCCATGACTCATACTTGATCAACCTATCCTCGCCGGATCGGCGATTGTGGCGCATGTCCCAGCGTTGTTTTCAGGGGGAGCTCGAACGGTGCTGTGCGCTGGGGCTCGACTTCGTGGTCACCCACCCCGGCAACGCGACCGACGGGGACCTCGAGGCGGGCCTGGAGCGTAACGCGGCCGGGGTGACGGAGTCGCTCGAGGCGATCGAGGGCCCGACCCGCGTACTGCTCGAGCTGACCGCCGGCACCGGCACGACTGTCGGCGCGACGTTCGAGAACCTCCGGTCGATCCTCGAGCAGATCCCGGAGGAGCAGCGTCATCGGGTGGGTGTCTGTTTCGACACGTGCCACGCCTATTCGGCAGGCTACGATCTGGTAGGCGACTACGACGAGGTGTGGACGACGTTCGACGAGATCATCGGACTGGACCGGCTGGGGCTGATCCACCTCAACGACTCCAAGCACCCGTTCGATTCCCGCAAGGACCGCCACGAAACCATCGGGAAAGGGACGCTCGGCGCCGAGCCGTTCCGTCGGCTCATGCTCGACGGGCGCCTGGCGAATGTGCCGAAGGTGTTGGAGACCCCAAAGGGGGAGGACGGCGTGGCCGCGGACATCGCGAACCTGGAGCTGTTGAGGAGCTTCCGGACTCCCTAG
- a CDS encoding OsmC family protein: MSSSNIRKVRLRWAGEGLVFRGGADGGPEMTMDSDGNEGASPTQQLLLSLAGCMGIDVVLILQKSRVPLEALDVEVIGERADSEPRRFVAIELVYRVKGPGPEHELKLQRAIDLSRDKYCSVLHSLHPDIAFSIRVERA, from the coding sequence ATGAGCTCTTCTAACATCCGAAAGGTCCGGCTCCGGTGGGCCGGAGAAGGGCTCGTCTTCCGGGGAGGCGCGGATGGCGGCCCCGAGATGACCATGGACAGCGATGGCAACGAGGGTGCGTCGCCTACGCAGCAGTTGCTGTTGTCCCTTGCCGGGTGCATGGGGATCGATGTGGTCCTGATTCTGCAGAAGTCGCGGGTACCGCTCGAGGCGCTCGATGTCGAAGTCATTGGCGAGCGAGCCGACAGCGAACCACGCAGGTTCGTCGCGATCGAGTTGGTGTATCGCGTGAAGGGGCCCGGACCCGAGCACGAGCTTAAGCTGCAGCGGGCGATCGATTTGTCGCGGGACAAGTACTGCAGCGTGCTGCACTCCCTCCATCCCGATATCGCCTTCTCCATTCGAGTCGAGCGAGCCTGA
- the trxB gene encoding thioredoxin-disulfide reductase: MTDIEVRARETVVVIGSGPAAWTAAIYAARAQMEPFVFEGAGSRTMIPGGQLMFTTEVENYPGFKESVMGPDLMLEMRDQALRFGTRSVWEDIVEVDFDQYPFRLVSSTGTEVLADSVILATGANAKWLGDPNEERLAQSGGGVSACAVCDGALPHFRDQKLAVIGGGDSAMEDALYLTKFAEEVVIVHRRDEFRASKIMAERALADSKIRVEWNKVVTDVVGEETVTSLKLEDTVTGEVSEIEVGGLFVAIGHTPNSAFLADAVKLKDNGYVETPVPWRTQTSVPGVFAAGDVMDDFYRQAVTAAGTGCMAALEAERWLAHGGGSL; encoded by the coding sequence ATGACCGACATCGAAGTCCGGGCACGGGAGACCGTCGTCGTCATCGGATCCGGACCGGCTGCCTGGACCGCCGCGATCTATGCCGCACGTGCCCAGATGGAGCCGTTCGTCTTCGAAGGCGCGGGCAGCCGCACCATGATTCCTGGCGGCCAGCTCATGTTCACGACCGAGGTCGAGAACTACCCGGGGTTCAAGGAAAGCGTGATGGGTCCGGACCTCATGTTGGAGATGAGGGACCAGGCATTGCGCTTCGGGACCCGGTCGGTCTGGGAAGACATCGTCGAAGTCGACTTCGATCAGTATCCGTTCCGGCTCGTGTCCAGCACCGGCACGGAGGTTCTTGCCGACTCGGTCATCCTCGCGACGGGCGCGAACGCCAAGTGGCTCGGCGACCCGAACGAGGAACGACTAGCGCAGTCCGGCGGTGGCGTGAGCGCATGCGCGGTCTGTGACGGTGCGCTACCCCACTTCCGCGATCAGAAGCTCGCGGTAATCGGTGGTGGGGACTCGGCGATGGAGGACGCGTTGTACCTCACCAAGTTCGCCGAGGAGGTCGTGATCGTGCACCGGCGCGACGAGTTCCGAGCCTCGAAGATCATGGCTGAACGCGCGCTCGCGGATTCCAAGATTCGTGTCGAGTGGAACAAGGTGGTCACTGACGTCGTCGGCGAAGAGACCGTCACGAGCCTCAAGCTGGAGGACACCGTGACTGGCGAAGTGAGCGAGATCGAGGTCGGAGGGCTCTTCGTGGCGATCGGCCACACGCCGAACAGCGCGTTCCTCGCGGACGCCGTGAAGCTCAAGGACAACGGGTACGTTGAGACGCCGGTCCCGTGGCGGACGCAGACATCCGTGCCCGGCGTCTTCGCGGCTGGCGACGTGATGGACGATTTCTACCGTCAGGCGGTTACGGCCGCTGGCACAGGCTGTATGGCGGCTCTCGAGGCCGAGCGTTGGCTCGCGCACGGCGGTGGCAGTCTGTGA
- a CDS encoding class II fumarate hydratase yields the protein MADGYRIEEDSLGEIRVPEEALYGAQTQRAVENFPISGQRFGRRFIEALGLVKKSAAQTNLELGYLDADIADAIAQAAGEVADGKWDDQFVLDIYQTGSGTSSNMNVNEVVAHRATQIRGDKVHPNDHVNFGQSSNDVIPTAIHVSALVAVEKQLLPGLEHLRSTLATKADEFDGVVKSGRTHLMDATPVRLGQEFRGYATQVAKGIERVTRASAELEELALGGTATGTGINTHEDFARKTIARISEATGISFREASDHFEAQAAKDAAVSTAGALNTVATSLMKIADDIRWLGSGPTSGIHEIKLPAIQPGSSIMPGKVNPVMSEAMMMVCARVMGNHTTITVAGSRGNFELNVMMPVLAQALLESITLLANVATAFADKCVAGIEVNTERAKELLEKNPSIATALNPYIGYDAASVVAKESAERGVSVRQVVAEKGLLPDDQIDEALDVRGMTEPGLPG from the coding sequence ATGGCTGACGGATATCGGATCGAGGAGGACTCCCTCGGTGAAATACGGGTTCCTGAGGAGGCGCTCTACGGCGCCCAGACTCAGCGGGCGGTGGAGAACTTCCCCATCAGCGGTCAGCGTTTCGGGCGCCGCTTCATCGAAGCGCTCGGGCTCGTCAAGAAGTCCGCGGCGCAGACGAACCTGGAGCTCGGGTACCTGGACGCCGACATCGCGGATGCGATCGCCCAGGCGGCGGGAGAGGTCGCGGACGGCAAGTGGGACGACCAGTTCGTACTCGACATCTACCAGACCGGCTCGGGCACGTCGTCGAACATGAACGTCAACGAGGTCGTGGCTCACCGCGCAACCCAGATCCGCGGCGACAAGGTCCATCCGAACGATCATGTGAACTTCGGTCAGTCGTCCAACGATGTCATCCCGACCGCGATCCACGTGTCGGCACTCGTGGCGGTCGAGAAACAACTGCTTCCCGGACTCGAGCACCTGAGGTCCACGCTCGCCACGAAGGCCGACGAGTTCGACGGGGTGGTGAAGTCGGGTCGCACGCATCTCATGGACGCGACCCCGGTCCGCCTCGGCCAGGAGTTTCGGGGATACGCCACCCAGGTCGCGAAGGGCATCGAACGTGTGACGCGGGCTTCCGCTGAGCTCGAGGAGCTGGCGCTCGGCGGAACCGCGACCGGGACAGGGATCAACACGCACGAGGACTTCGCTAGGAAGACGATCGCCCGCATTTCAGAGGCTACGGGCATCTCGTTCCGAGAGGCAAGCGACCACTTCGAGGCCCAGGCCGCGAAAGATGCCGCGGTCAGCACTGCGGGTGCGCTGAACACTGTCGCGACGAGTCTCATGAAGATCGCGGATGACATCCGGTGGCTCGGCTCGGGCCCCACGTCGGGGATCCACGAGATCAAGCTGCCTGCGATCCAGCCGGGCTCGTCGATCATGCCGGGAAAAGTCAACCCGGTCATGTCTGAGGCGATGATGATGGTCTGCGCACGCGTGATGGGGAATCACACGACCATTACCGTGGCGGGAAGCCGAGGGAACTTCGAGTTGAACGTGATGATGCCGGTACTCGCGCAAGCCTTGCTCGAGTCGATCACCCTGCTGGCGAACGTCGCCACCGCGTTCGCCGACAAGTGCGTCGCTGGCATCGAGGTGAACACCGAGCGGGCGAAGGAGCTACTCGAAAAGAACCCGTCGATCGCCACGGCGCTCAACCCGTACATCGGTTATGACGCGGCGTCTGTGGTCGCGAAGGAGTCGGCGGAGCGTGGCGTGAGTGTGCGGCAGGTGGTCGCCGAGAAGGGGCTCTTGCCGGACGATCAGATCGACGAAGCTTTGGACGTGCGAGGGATGACTGAGCCGGGGTTGCCTGGCTAG
- a CDS encoding NAD(P)/FAD-dependent oxidoreductase: protein MANEIRDITIVGGGPTGLFAAFYAGMRGSSCRIIDSLPELGGQLTALYPEKYIFDVGGYPKVLAKDLVKNQVEQALQFDPEVVLDEQVQEVVRKEDHFEMRCVHGTYLTRSIVITGGKGAFEPMPLKCPGYEELMHRGVEYSVRDPEAFRDKNVVVVGGGDTALDFVLMLKGVAKTMALVHRRDGWRAHAASVQQLEAAAAAGEVDLHTFHEVREIHGTDVVEKLTIFDNRTDEDVSLDCDCVLSCLGFKPDLGPIKAWGLEVEKNRIKVDQLMATNLTGVFAAGDVVDYEGKLDLIATGYAEAAIAVNNAVHYVDPTARVNPGHSTNMKVFKQ from the coding sequence ATGGCAAACGAAATCCGGGACATTACCATCGTCGGAGGGGGCCCTACCGGGCTCTTCGCCGCGTTCTATGCGGGCATGCGCGGCTCCTCGTGCCGGATCATCGACTCGCTTCCCGAGCTGGGTGGTCAGCTCACCGCGTTGTATCCCGAGAAGTACATTTTCGACGTCGGCGGTTATCCGAAAGTGCTCGCGAAGGACCTCGTGAAGAACCAGGTCGAGCAGGCGCTCCAGTTCGATCCCGAGGTGGTTCTCGACGAACAGGTGCAGGAGGTCGTCCGGAAGGAAGACCACTTCGAGATGCGGTGCGTCCATGGCACGTACCTGACGCGGAGTATCGTGATCACGGGCGGGAAGGGCGCCTTTGAACCGATGCCGCTCAAGTGCCCCGGCTATGAAGAGCTGATGCACAGAGGTGTCGAATATTCGGTCAGAGACCCAGAGGCGTTTCGCGACAAGAATGTCGTGGTTGTCGGCGGTGGGGACACCGCGCTCGACTTCGTGCTCATGCTCAAGGGCGTGGCGAAGACGATGGCGCTGGTGCACCGCCGCGACGGTTGGCGCGCGCACGCAGCCTCGGTCCAGCAACTGGAAGCCGCCGCGGCAGCGGGCGAGGTCGACCTGCACACCTTCCACGAGGTTCGGGAGATCCACGGCACCGACGTCGTCGAGAAGCTTACCATCTTCGACAACCGCACCGACGAGGACGTGAGCCTGGACTGCGACTGCGTGCTCTCCTGCCTGGGCTTCAAACCCGACCTCGGTCCCATCAAGGCCTGGGGGCTCGAGGTCGAGAAGAATCGCATCAAGGTCGACCAGCTCATGGCGACCAACCTTACGGGTGTCTTCGCCGCTGGGGACGTGGTCGACTACGAGGGGAAACTCGATCTCATCGCTACGGGTTACGCCGAAGCCGCGATCGCCGTGAACAATGCCGTTCACTATGTGGACCCGACTGCACGCGTAAACCCGGGCCACTCCACCAATATGAAAGTCTTCAAACAGTAA
- a CDS encoding zinc ABC transporter substrate-binding protein, with amino-acid sequence MTIKTVLLSVLVLSGTGPSGDPVQLRAPLKVVATLPVYASLVREIAGDEVEVTSIAHPNEDAHFVRPKPSFALSLRRADMFVTTGLDLELWVPALLDRAHNTDVLEGGRGYVTAYTGIKLLDIPVAADRSAGDVHAFGNPHITTDPLRALQVARNITTGLKRVAPDRAGRFDAGLASFADKIHRRLFGDRLVDLLGGETLEQMANGGTLHDFLETNEFEGKSLIEELGGWLGLAEPFRGGQLICYHKNWAYLEDRFGVTCAEYVEAKPGIPPTPRHVSRLIERMRGEGLQVLLAASYFDERKVSMVAERGGATVVRVPMSTGAMPGVDDYFSLVDTWVDGLAQAFAGN; translated from the coding sequence ATGACGATCAAGACTGTCCTACTGAGTGTGCTGGTCCTATCCGGCACCGGGCCCTCAGGCGACCCCGTCCAGCTGCGCGCACCCCTGAAGGTCGTCGCGACCCTGCCCGTCTACGCCTCCCTGGTGCGGGAGATCGCGGGCGATGAAGTCGAGGTCACTTCGATCGCGCACCCCAACGAAGACGCTCATTTCGTGCGCCCAAAGCCAAGCTTCGCGCTGAGCCTGCGGCGCGCCGACATGTTCGTCACGACCGGGCTGGATCTCGAGCTGTGGGTGCCCGCGCTCCTGGATCGCGCGCACAACACAGATGTCCTCGAGGGAGGTAGGGGCTACGTCACCGCGTACACGGGGATCAAGCTCCTCGACATCCCCGTCGCGGCGGACCGGAGTGCGGGAGACGTGCACGCCTTCGGGAACCCGCACATCACGACCGACCCGCTCCGCGCGCTCCAGGTCGCGCGAAACATCACCACCGGGCTGAAGCGCGTGGCGCCGGATCGGGCCGGGCGGTTCGACGCTGGGCTCGCGAGCTTCGCCGACAAGATCCACCGCCGCCTCTTCGGCGACCGCCTGGTCGACTTGCTCGGGGGAGAGACACTGGAGCAGATGGCGAACGGCGGCACGCTCCACGACTTCCTCGAGACGAACGAATTCGAGGGCAAGTCCCTGATCGAGGAGCTGGGAGGATGGCTCGGACTCGCAGAGCCGTTCCGGGGCGGCCAGTTGATTTGCTATCACAAGAACTGGGCTTACCTGGAAGACCGCTTCGGTGTCACCTGCGCCGAGTACGTCGAAGCCAAGCCCGGCATTCCGCCGACGCCGAGGCACGTGAGCCGACTCATCGAGCGGATGAGGGGTGAGGGGCTACAGGTGCTCCTGGCCGCGTCGTACTTCGACGAACGCAAGGTGTCGATGGTCGCGGAGCGCGGGGGTGCGACCGTCGTCCGCGTACCGATGTCCACCGGCGCCATGCCGGGCGTAGACGACTACTTCTCCCTCGTGGATACCTGGGTGGACGGGCTCGCCCAGGCATTCGCTGGCAACTGA
- a CDS encoding SDR family oxidoreductase → MTDQNPQRVALVTGGAVRVGRAITLALAGAEYDVVISYRSSAGPAEETRVAVESLGRRCETVRADLRVPAAADVVINAVRDTFGRLDLVVNSAASFDERALLDVDAEAWDTVMSLNARAPHLVVRAAADLLRAARGNVVNIVDLSAFQPWTDYPAHSVAKAALAHLTRIQARALAPEIRVNGIAPGAVLPPDDWAPERWHALTQIAPLQRVGSPDDVAQAVLFFAGAEFVTGQILAVDGGRLLGPAGPP, encoded by the coding sequence ATGACCGACCAGAATCCGCAACGCGTCGCGCTGGTGACCGGTGGAGCCGTCCGCGTGGGGCGAGCCATCACGTTGGCGCTGGCCGGCGCGGAGTACGACGTCGTGATCAGCTACCGTTCGTCGGCAGGGCCGGCGGAGGAGACCCGAGTGGCCGTCGAGTCTCTGGGGCGGCGCTGCGAGACGGTGCGTGCGGACCTCAGAGTGCCGGCCGCCGCGGACGTCGTGATCAACGCGGTGCGAGACACGTTTGGCCGGCTCGACCTCGTCGTGAACTCGGCGGCGAGTTTCGATGAGCGAGCTCTTCTCGACGTGGATGCGGAAGCGTGGGACACGGTGATGAGCCTCAATGCGCGCGCTCCACACTTGGTCGTGCGCGCCGCGGCCGACCTCTTGCGCGCGGCGCGCGGGAACGTGGTGAACATCGTCGACCTGTCCGCGTTTCAACCATGGACCGACTACCCCGCGCACTCCGTCGCAAAGGCGGCGCTGGCGCACCTGACACGTATACAGGCGCGTGCGCTCGCCCCCGAGATCCGCGTGAACGGGATAGCTCCCGGAGCGGTGCTGCCACCGGACGACTGGGCCCCGGAACGGTGGCACGCTCTGACGCAGATCGCCCCGCTGCAGCGGGTCGGCTCACCCGACGACGTAGCTCAGGCCGTGCTCTTCTTCGCTGGAGCAGAATTCGTCACAGGCCAAATCCTAGCCGTAGACGGCGGGCGGCTGCTCGGCCCCGCGGGGCCTCCCTAG
- the folE gene encoding GTP cyclohydrolase I FolE has product MSDTIVEPLSSVDLSGASFEDLVAEMIRRLGDDPQREGMLKTPARVAESMRFLTKGYLETPEEIIGDALFEECHRNMVLVKDIEVYSLCEHHMLPFFGKAHVAYIPDGRILGISKLARLVEVYARRFQVQERLTEQVAQAVWDTAKPQGVGVVVEAYHLCMMMRGVQKQNSKTITSAMRGVFLDDPRTRDEFLRLTTSVHQPL; this is encoded by the coding sequence ATGAGCGACACCATCGTGGAACCGTTGAGCAGCGTCGACTTGTCGGGAGCCTCCTTCGAGGACCTCGTGGCCGAGATGATTCGCCGACTGGGTGACGACCCCCAACGCGAGGGCATGCTCAAGACGCCGGCGCGCGTGGCGGAGTCCATGAGGTTCCTGACCAAGGGATACTTAGAGACGCCCGAGGAGATTATCGGGGATGCGCTCTTCGAAGAGTGCCATCGCAATATGGTGTTGGTGAAGGACATCGAGGTCTATTCGCTGTGCGAGCATCATATGCTTCCGTTCTTCGGCAAGGCTCACGTCGCCTACATTCCCGACGGGAGAATTCTGGGCATTTCGAAACTCGCGCGGCTCGTGGAAGTGTACGCGCGCCGGTTCCAGGTTCAGGAGCGGCTCACCGAGCAGGTCGCTCAGGCCGTCTGGGACACCGCAAAACCGCAGGGGGTCGGGGTCGTCGTCGAGGCGTATCACCTGTGCATGATGATGCGTGGTGTTCAGAAGCAGAATTCCAAGACGATTACCTCGGCCATGCGTGGCGTCTTCCTGGATGACCCGAGGACACGAGACGAATTCCTGCGGCTGACGACCAGCGTGCATCAGCCGCTGTGA
- the queD gene encoding 6-carboxytetrahydropterin synthase QueD has product MTDFAYTVSAQAHYDAAHFLRNYEGKCSRLHGHRYVVEAALQATELDDSGIAFDFIDLKKALRGIADALDHENLNELPQFQDVETSAENQAKYFFEELSRRLPEPMAKGLLYARIWESPTQWAQYGPASAPLPPPQSPSG; this is encoded by the coding sequence ATGACTGACTTCGCGTACACCGTCAGCGCCCAGGCGCATTACGACGCGGCCCACTTCCTTCGCAACTACGAGGGCAAGTGCAGTCGGCTGCACGGGCACAGATACGTCGTCGAAGCTGCGCTCCAGGCCACCGAGCTCGACGACTCCGGTATCGCGTTCGACTTCATCGACCTGAAGAAGGCGCTACGTGGCATCGCCGACGCGTTGGATCACGAGAACCTGAACGAGCTTCCGCAATTCCAGGACGTGGAGACGAGCGCCGAGAACCAGGCGAAGTACTTCTTCGAGGAATTGAGCCGGAGGCTTCCGGAACCGATGGCGAAGGGCCTACTCTACGCGCGCATCTGGGAGTCGCCGACCCAGTGGGCACAGTACGGGCCGGCCAGCGCGCCACTGCCGCCACCACAGAGTCCTTCGGGCTGA
- a CDS encoding tetratricopeptide repeat protein, translated as MAFWNKLFGGGEAPRVDYYNEGVELLTDGKFHEALTSFRLALKEAPGDGTVLQQIAICYTRIGMNEEAAKTYRHVLQKNPASAGAHYGLAFLLLRGEDPESAIEHLEAFLAQAPKDGDAEDHVGHARSALAQLRGEAHEPSAEAPPPDELF; from the coding sequence ATGGCGTTCTGGAATAAGCTCTTTGGCGGCGGCGAAGCACCGCGCGTCGACTACTACAACGAGGGCGTCGAGCTTCTCACGGACGGCAAGTTCCACGAGGCTCTGACCTCGTTCCGTCTGGCCTTGAAGGAGGCGCCAGGCGACGGCACCGTGCTCCAGCAGATCGCGATCTGCTACACCCGGATCGGCATGAACGAGGAAGCCGCCAAGACGTATCGGCACGTCCTGCAAAAGAACCCGGCTTCGGCCGGTGCACACTACGGGTTGGCCTTCCTCTTGCTTCGGGGCGAGGACCCCGAGAGCGCGATCGAGCACCTGGAAGCCTTCCTCGCTCAGGCTCCCAAGGATGGGGATGCGGAGGACCACGTCGGACACGCGCGATCGGCCCTGGCACAGTTGCGCGGGGAGGCTCACGAGCCATCGGCCGAGGCGCCGCCGCCCGATGAGCTCTTCTAA
- a CDS encoding metal ABC transporter permease — MMIPAIVAALVILSIHAYLGLHVIAREVIFVDLAFAQIAALGTTVALLMGIEMGTTTSLLFALAFTLVGALIFSFTRMENSPVPQESIIGITFVVASAAVILLAGLSAEGAEHVRETLTGTLIWVDWPTIARMAAVYVGVGAFHFVFRKQLLRASFHSDHADRVKLWDFLFYVSLGVVISFAVEVAGVLMVFSSLVIPAVIAFLYTNRFMKALFIAWGAGTFAIVAGIGASFVWDLPTGPLLVCVFGAVLLVSVALRPLLGVRPHEKIVVRSLGGDGATS; from the coding sequence TTGATGATTCCGGCCATCGTGGCGGCACTCGTGATCCTCTCGATCCATGCCTACCTCGGGCTCCACGTGATCGCCCGTGAGGTGATCTTCGTGGACCTGGCATTCGCGCAGATCGCGGCGCTCGGCACGACCGTGGCCCTTCTGATGGGCATCGAGATGGGTACGACCACCTCGCTGCTGTTCGCCCTCGCTTTCACGCTCGTCGGCGCGCTGATCTTCTCCTTCACGAGGATGGAGAACTCGCCGGTACCTCAGGAGTCTATCATCGGGATCACCTTCGTCGTCGCGTCGGCCGCGGTGATTCTGCTCGCCGGGCTGAGCGCTGAGGGTGCCGAACACGTCCGGGAGACGCTGACCGGTACACTCATCTGGGTCGACTGGCCGACGATCGCGCGGATGGCAGCGGTGTACGTCGGCGTCGGCGCCTTCCACTTCGTGTTTCGGAAACAGCTGCTCCGAGCATCGTTCCACTCGGACCACGCGGACCGCGTGAAGCTCTGGGACTTCCTGTTCTATGTGTCGCTCGGCGTCGTGATCTCATTCGCGGTCGAGGTCGCGGGCGTGCTGATGGTCTTCAGTTCGCTGGTGATTCCGGCCGTGATCGCGTTCCTGTACACGAACCGCTTCATGAAGGCGCTCTTCATCGCCTGGGGGGCGGGGACCTTCGCGATCGTGGCAGGCATCGGCGCTTCCTTCGTATGGGACCTCCCGACGGGCCCGCTCCTCGTGTGCGTGTTCGGGGCCGTGCTCCTGGTCTCAGTGGCGCTGCGGCCACTACTCGGCGTTCGCCCCCACGAGAAGATCGTAGTGCGGAGTCTGGGCGGGGACGGAGCGACATCCTGA
- a CDS encoding SDR family oxidoreductase encodes MPDLTGKVAIVTGSTKGIGRAIAEHLLEAGASVIVNARSAADVEAVADALGDRALGIVADMGDASQCQRLVDATVEHFGRLDILVNNAGFGIFKSISEMTVEEWKLQVDVNLGGVFYCSKAALPHLSATSDGFIVTIASLASRNPFAGGTGYNASKFGVLGLTEAMMLDVRYDDVRVSIVMPGSVDSYFNDRQQVPERTWRLHVDDCAVAVLQILSYPKEAHVSRIEMRPSQPKRG; translated from the coding sequence ATGCCCGACCTGACTGGCAAGGTCGCGATCGTTACGGGAAGCACTAAGGGTATCGGTCGGGCGATCGCGGAGCACCTGCTGGAGGCGGGCGCCTCGGTCATCGTAAACGCTCGTTCAGCGGCCGACGTCGAGGCCGTTGCGGATGCCCTTGGAGATCGTGCGCTAGGGATCGTCGCGGACATGGGTGACGCCAGCCAATGCCAGCGGCTCGTCGACGCGACCGTCGAGCACTTCGGCCGACTGGACATCCTCGTGAACAACGCAGGTTTCGGCATCTTCAAGTCGATCTCCGAGATGACCGTGGAGGAGTGGAAGCTCCAGGTCGATGTGAACCTCGGTGGTGTCTTCTATTGCTCAAAAGCGGCGCTACCTCACCTGAGCGCCACGAGCGACGGCTTCATCGTCACCATCGCATCGCTGGCGAGCCGGAATCCGTTCGCCGGCGGCACTGGTTACAACGCGAGCAAGTTCGGCGTGCTGGGCTTGACCGAGGCGATGATGCTCGACGTCCGGTACGACGATGTGCGCGTGAGTATCGTGATGCCGGGCAGCGTCGACAGCTACTTCAATGATCGCCAACAGGTGCCGGAGCGGACGTGGCGGCTGCATGTCGACGACTGTGCCGTGGCGGTCCTGCAGATCCTGTCGTATCCGAAGGAAGCTCACGTGAGTAGGATCGAGATGCGCCCGAGTCAGCCGAAGCGCGGGTAG
- a CDS encoding 6-carboxytetrahydropterin synthase codes for MPVVRATRRVHFSAAHRLFRSDWSDERNAEVFGDCSNPSWHGHNYELEVTVEGRVDAETGFVMDLKRLKDVLEARVLSDVDHRNLNSEVEWLSGVNPTAENLAVAVWHRIVHAVPEGVRLAKVVIHETPRNSAEYFGPEEDAGP; via the coding sequence ATGCCCGTAGTGCGAGCCACCCGCCGCGTGCACTTCAGCGCTGCACACCGCCTGTTCAGGTCCGACTGGTCCGATGAACGGAACGCGGAGGTGTTCGGCGATTGCTCGAACCCGAGCTGGCACGGGCACAACTACGAGCTGGAGGTCACTGTCGAGGGACGCGTCGACGCCGAGACAGGGTTCGTCATGGATCTGAAGCGTCTCAAGGACGTGTTGGAGGCTCGGGTCCTGTCGGATGTCGACCACCGGAACCTCAACAGCGAGGTCGAGTGGCTGTCGGGCGTGAACCCCACCGCCGAGAACCTCGCTGTAGCCGTCTGGCATCGCATCGTCCACGCCGTGCCCGAAGGCGTGAGGCTCGCCAAGGTGGTCATTCACGAAACACCCCGGAACTCCGCGGAGTACTTCGGGCCCGAGGAGGACGCCGGACCATGA
- a CDS encoding NUDIX domain-containing protein encodes MTHALVIRDPYRNWGLPKGHLEDNETSAGAALREVAEETGLEDLRLGPELVTIDWHFHAQGVHIHKFTTFYLMYSDVGDPIPEKAEGISDCLWIPLAEADKKITYDNAGEVMKVAQQVVSEGFESK; translated from the coding sequence GTGACACATGCCCTTGTGATCCGAGATCCGTACCGGAACTGGGGCTTGCCCAAGGGCCACCTCGAGGACAACGAGACCTCAGCCGGGGCGGCGCTTCGCGAGGTGGCGGAAGAGACCGGCCTCGAGGACCTCCGGCTGGGTCCCGAGCTCGTCACCATCGACTGGCACTTTCACGCCCAGGGCGTCCACATCCACAAGTTCACCACGTTCTATCTGATGTATTCGGATGTAGGCGACCCCATCCCCGAGAAAGCCGAAGGGATCTCGGACTGCCTGTGGATCCCACTCGCGGAGGCGGACAAGAAGATCACCTACGACAACGCTGGCGAGGTGATGAAGGTCGCTCAGCAAGTGGTCTCTGAGGGCTTCGAGAGCAAATGA